The Triticum urartu cultivar G1812 chromosome 5, Tu2.1, whole genome shotgun sequence genome contains the following window.
TTTATTTTTTGAATAAAGTTCGCATGTATATTCAAAATGAATAAattgaaaataataataatgAAAATCTGACAAACTGAACGAAACCGAAAGAAAACAAGAATAAAAAACAATGAAAACcaatagaaaaatagaaaaagtaCAAGAATAAACAACAAAACCCGGTATGAAAAAACTGAAGAAAAAAGGAACAGAAAAAACCAAAAGTAAACCAACATGAATCGATAGAAAAACACACAGAAAAAACGCGGAAAGTTATAAAAACATTTGATACCGTTCCATAGAAGAAACCTTCCTAAGGCCGAGTGATTGAGCCGGTCCACTAAGGGAAACCCCTTGAGGCGAGATTTTATCTTATATCTCGCAGTAGGCAAGATAAAGCTTTTGCTCAATATCAACGGGTCAGTTTGGTTGCTTCCCTGGAGCAAAGGTGCCTGGCCTGGTGCTTGCCTGAGAACTGCTTGTGGTTTGTTTGGTTTGTGACCTGGAGATCGAATGCTAGCCTGGCCTGGGAAAGTGGAGCTCGTTGTTAGTCTGGCCGGTAAACCTGCGCGTGTGATTTGCCTGGTCCAGGCCACCTGAAATGGATGCCTGGACATGCCTCGGTGGTGCCTGGGATGCTAACCCAGTCGTCCAATTTAAAAAAGGAGAAGGTACAGGTGAATAGTGACATTGTTTAATATATTTAACACTTAACAAGCATGGCCACGAACCAAACAATGCTTGCCTGGTCAGGCAGAAAGCAGAGACATCTCAGGCCCAGTCCAGGTACACAATTTTTCCAGGCATGACCTTCAGGACATGAACCAAACAGTCTCAACATCATGCATTTGATACAACATTGCCAAGCCTAACCTTTTGTTGCGTTGTCTTCAATAGTTCAACAATAAGTTAACAAAATACAATCCGGCCCAAGGCCGAAATCACCGTTTTGACCTTTAAGCACGTGTGGAACTATTTCAAGATCTGACCGCTGGTAGACGAACTACCGCCAAAGTGAACCGCGGTAGCCCTCAGCCCACATTTGGTCCACGGCTGCTACATGGCAGAAGTCTATCTCTAACGGCTGCTACCGGGGTCTATCGCCATTGACCGTGTCAGTAGCCCATTAACCCTACCACTGCCTTGTAGTATGGTGGTAGACCAGAAGGTCAAATCGTGAAAAGGTTTTAAAGCAAAGAAATTTCATGATTAATTTCGTTAATAAGTTCGAAAGCCAAAACGGTGATTTTTAGCCCGGCTCAGTTACTCTGGTGATATAGTGTGCAACCCCTTTGTAACGTCATTTTGTCATGAGACGATGTGCGCGTAGAGGAGTTGGTTCCAGACGTCGGGCACGCCGGGGAGGCACCGGTGGCTGCAGTCCGCGTAGCTGCTCGCGTCCCTCGCCTGCGCGTCCGTGATGGGCTCCCACTGCCGCCGGTGCACCGACGGGTGCGCGTCCTTGCGCCGCTCCGACATCGCCGTCACGTTCACCAGCCGCCGCGCCTGCTCCTCTACCGCATGCGCGAACGCCGGGTCCGTGACGCCACGCCGCGCCTGCTCCTCTACCGCACGCGCGAACGCCGGGTCCGTGACGCCACGCTGGTAGCGGCCCCCCTCCTCCGCCGCAGCGATCGGCTCCGTCTCGTTGTAGCACCCGTGGCTGGTGCCGCCGCCGGCGTCGTCGGCCCACTCGTCGGAGGGGAGGTGAGTCGGCGACATGGTCATGAAGAAGAGGCGGGTGCGTGCGCGGCCGACGTGGAACTCGAGCCAGTCGGCCCACGTCGCGAGCGCCAGCTCGAAAGTGCGCACGCCGTCGACCGCCTTGGTCACCCCGCAGTACTCGTCCTCTTTCGCCGCAGGTGCCTCGAACGACCCCCACCTGCAACGCATCCACGCACGCGTCTATGATCGAAGGTTAACCAAATTAGAGGCAAGTCAACGGTTCTGGACGCGGGGGCAGAGGAAGAGGCTCTGGACGCGGTTCCGGCAGAGGTGGACATGGCACTGACGAAGTTAACGGAACAAATAATCCTTTCGGTAGAGGAAGAGGTGCTGGCTTTGCTGGTCACGGACAAAGGCGCGGCCGTGGTAGAAATGGAATGGCACCAGCAGGAAATTAGGGATTTAATCAAGCTTATCAGGGGGATATGAAGGAGGGAGAGAATGATATAAATAATGGTCAAGCTTTGATAAGCCAAGATGTAAGGGTGACAGATGTGCGAAGCTGGCGCTTTAATGCCCAGGACTTAGCTGCTGCAGTTATGGAGACCGGCGGAGTGTCTGAGCTTGGTGCAGAGAAAGAACAGCGAAAGGACGATCTTAATGCCCTTCGTAAAAGAGTTGCAGAGCACTCGGGCTCCCTTCATGCAGGTTCTGCTATAGCGGATATCATTGAAAAGAATAGCGGTGCAATTGTTCCTTTGGGAAATACTTCTGATATTATTGATCAGTTTGAGGCATCAGAAGAGGAGCTACCgaataataacataactggaaCACCACAGAAAAATGTGAATAAAAGAAGCTGAAAGGAGGAGATGGCATGGCAGTTGACAGTACAACAGCTTGTAGATCGGCGGCCTCCGTGGCGGAGGACCGCCGGGGGCAATGACTATCCTAAGTTGGAACTGCCGGGGGGTGGGGAACTCCCGGACAGTTCGAGACCTAGCGACTATGATCTAGTCGCATTCCCCTAGCTTGGTTTTCCTTTGTGAAACTAGGCAAAGTAAGGATAAGATGAAAAGCTACCGAAATAGGTTTGGTCTGCGAGGTTTTGAAGGTGTTAGCAGTGATGGTAATAGCGGGGGGCTTGCTCTCTATTGGCATGAAAATTGGACAGTGGATATTAGGCTTGCAAATTCAAGATGCATTGATGCACACATCCAAGCTCCCGGAGAGACTAAATGGCACCTGACATGCGTGTATGGAGAGCCTCGTGTTGAGAGTAGACACTTAATATGGTCCTTGATGGAAGATATAGCTACCCAGAACGTTCTTCCTTGGTTGGCTGTTGGAGATTTTAATGAAGCCTTGTGGGATTTTGAACATTTTTCCGACACGCCGCGTGCGCCGGCCCAAATGCTTGCTTTTCGGGATTCACTTGAAGTGTGCGAGCTGACTGATTTGGGTTTTGTTAGAAGGCCATATACTTTTGATAATAAGAGGAGTGGTGCAGCAAATGTTAAAGTACGGTTAGATCGTGGAGTTGCAAATCTGGATTGGAGGTACATGTTCCCTGCTGCCTCAATCCATCATCTTGTTTCACCCCGGTCGGATCATTATCCATTGCTTGTCAAGTGCGGAGCTGATTCGGGCCCAAAACCTAAGAAAGTTAAGCGCTATGAGATCATGTGGGAGAGGGATTCTGCCCTCACAGAAGTTATTGCAAACATGTGGAAAGATGCGGGCCAAAAACGTACACTTGGGGAGATTGGTCAAGCTTTGGGGAAGGTAATGACCTCGTTGCATCAATGGAGCAGAGCCAAAATTGGCAATGTAACTAGGGAGATTGAGAAGTCTCGTACGAGGCTAGAGGAGCTAATGAATATGAATGCGGACCGAGCCGATCTGAAAAAGGAGGAGGATAAAATGAATGAATTACTATACCGAGAAGAGATGATGTGGTTGCAAAGGTCTCGTATTGCTTGGTTAAAAGAAGGGGACCGAAATACAAAAAATTTCCATGCCAAAGCGATCTGGCAGGCGAGGAAAAACAGTATTAAAAAACTTGAAGATACAAATGGGGTTGTTCATTCTGGAGATGCAATGGGCCAGGCTGCTACTTCTTACTTTCAAAACATCTTCACTGCCGACCCCTTGCTTGATCCATCTCCTATTGTACAGCTCATGCAAACACATGTTAATGATGAAATTAATGAGTCTTTATGTGCTGAGTTTACTGAACAGGAGATAGCGGATGCTGTTTTCCAAATTGGACCGCTAAAGGCCCCGGGATTGGATGGATTTCCTGCTCAATTCTTCCAAAGAAACTGGTCCACGGTGCGTGCAGATGTTATAGCAGCAGTTAAGGAATTCTTTAACTCAGGTATCATGCCAGATTCTGTTAATGATACAATCATTGTTCTGATTCCAAAAATTCTGAACCCGGTTAAATTAACTGATTTTCGCCCTATTAGCCTTTGTAATGTTATCTATAAAGTTGTTGCTAAGTGCCTGGTGAATAGACTGAGACTTCTACTCGATGATATTATTTCTCCTACTCAGAGTGCATTTATTCCGGGTAGAATGATCACGGATAACGCCTTAATTGCATTTGAGTGCATCCATTATATCAAGCAAGAGAAGGACCCAGAAAAAAGTTTCTGTGCTTACAAGCTTGACCTTTCCAAGGCTTATGATAGGGTTGATTGGAATTACCTTAGGCAAACGATGGAAAAGATTGGTTTCACTCACAAATGGGTTGACTGGATAATGACATGTGTCACCACTATGAGATATTCTGTAAAATTAAATGGACCAATCTTGGATTCATTTGCACCGTCGCGTGGGCTACGGCAAGGTGATCCTCTATCTCCGTACCTATTCCTGTTTGTTGCAGACGGTCTGTCTGCTCTTTTTGACAGTGCAACCAGACTAGGGAATGTTTCTCCTGTGAAGATATGTCGTAGCGCCCCGGGAATCTCTCATTTATTGTTTGCTGATGATACACTCCTATTCTTTGAAGCAAAACAATCTCAGGCAATGCATGTTAAGAGTATTTTGAATGCTTATACTGCTGCTACTGGACAATTACTCAACCCTGCAAAATGCTCCATCCTTTTTGGGGAATATTGTCCCATTATTCAGCAGAATGAAGTCAGAGCCATGCTCCAAGCTGATACCATAAATTTCGAAGAGAGTTACCTTGGTTTACCGACTCCTGATGGTCGCATgacaaaaggtaaattccaaaaTCTACAAGTTAAGCTGACAAAGAGAATGTTGCTTTGGGGATGCCCCTCACAAGGTGGTAAAGAAGTTGTTATAAAGTCCATTGCTCAGTCCATTCCAACTTATATCATGAGTATCTTTAAATTGCCTCTAGGACTTTGCGATGAACTAAATCAGATGATCCGCAACTATTGGTGGGGCtcagaaaaagggaaaaggaaaaCCCATTGCAAATCTTGGGAGGAGATTACTAAACCGAAGTGTATAGGTGGTATTGGTTTTCGGGATTTTAGGTTGTTTGACCAAGCCTTACTTGCGCGGCAAGCTTGGCGTCTCCTGACAATCCCGGACAGTCTTTGTGCACGTGTCCTACGTGCCAAATACTACCCTAATGGTAGGCTTGAGGACACTGTTTTTGCTGGTAACCCGTCATCATCATGGCAAGGAGTAGCTCATGGTCTTGAGCTTTTGAAAAAAGGGCTAATATGGAGGATTGGAAATGGCACCCAAGTGCGAATATGGAGAGATAGATGGATCCCTCGAAAACCCTCCTTCCAAATAATCTCTGCCAAGGGGCGTTGCAGGTTGAAGTGGGTGTCCGAACTCTTGGATATCAATGGCAACTGGGACGTTGCTGCAGTCCGTCAATGGTTTCCGCTTGATGCTGATGTAATCTTGAAGATCAAGAATTCCGTGTGCAACGAGGACGATTTTATTGCTTGGGCTGGAGAGAAGACGGGCATCTTCTCGGTTCGTAGCGCATATAGGATTGCCTTTGAAGAAATGAACCGGCCGAATCAATCTTCTTCCAGTAACTCTCCTGATGGAGAACGAAGAGCTTGGTCAGCTATTTGGTCTTGTAATGCTCCACCAAAGACCCGCATTTTTGCTTGGCGTGCTGCAAACAACTCACTTCCGACTTGGGATCTGAAGCATGCTAGGAAGCTGGAGGTTGTGGATTTATGTCCAGTTTGTGGCACTGAAAAAGAAGACACGTTTCATGCTTTGTGTCGATGTCCCAATGCCAGGAATCTTTGGCTTGCAATGGCTGATATTTGGCCTATCCCCGATCTTAAAGACATGATGAACACAGGCCCGGAATGGCTTCTCCATGCCCTGTGCAAATTGCCTGATGAGCAGCGCCTGCACCTGGTTATGCTCTTATGGAGAATTTGGTACGTTCGGAATGAGGTAGTACATGATAAACCAGCACCGCCAGTTCAGGTTTCTGTACGCTTTCTTAGAAGCTATGTTCAGTCCATTTTGACAATCGCCAAAGAGCCAGAGAAAGACCCCTTGAAGGGGAAATCTGCTATGCTAGATTGTTCTTTTTCTGTTGCACCTGCGGCTACGTCTGAACTGGTAATTCCACCAGCTGTGTGGCTGAGACCTGAAGAAGGATGGTTGAAACTCAATACAGATGGCTCCTTTGTTTCAGCGGACGGTACTGCTGGCAGCGGCATGATCTTGCGTGATCACAACGGTAATATAGTCCTCAGTGCTTGTCGTCATCTGTATCATTGCCTCAATGCTTTAGAGTCTGAACTTGCAGCCATCAGAGAGGGCCTGTCACTTGCTTTACAATGGAGCGAGCTACCTATAGACATTGAGTCTGATTGCTTGGAGGCTATCAATCTGTTGAAGAAGGGAGAAATGGATAGATCTGCGAACAGTTTCATGGTTCATGAAATCAAAATACTCATGGATCAACGAAATTCTTGTATTACTCACATTTATCATAGTCAAAACACTGTAAGCCATTTGTTGGCATCTTTTGGTAGAACTACGGGTCGTACCATGGTGTGGCTCGGATCTGGACCTGATGAGGTCGTCAAACTGTGTAATTCTGCTAGTAGATCGGCTACGTGAGTAATACAAGTAATTTCCCGCAAAAAATGGTTCAATGATCAGTCCGTACTAACCGGACTTCGATGGAGGGGCGGCGCCACCAGAGGTAGGAGTTGAAGACGAGCACGTCGGCGTACGTCCAGTGCCGGGCGTGCTTGAGGATGGAGgaggtgttggaaatatgagcaatttaccaaatgattttattaacaaaaatactagataaagcatgactaatatagtagagataaaacaagtcatgcgttttgacagagagaaggtaaatagcttctgcatatatgaaccgtagCCTATCATATCTAAACCAGACAGTATAGCAAGTAGCATATATGAAGCAGAACCTATCATGtatacccatttgcatcctataggtttgcacccataaggacgatcagttatctctcaagtttcattcgccaagatggaatccatctcgctacgaaccgcttccttccagtagtcagcatcttcagatgcataggcctctgaaatagaactaggagtgtcat
Protein-coding sequences here:
- the LOC125507524 gene encoding protein trichome birefringence-like 34: MPPPPTTVAAGCGRGVDECDMFSGRWVYDEEAYALYKESACRFMSENLACGRYGRTDLRYQHWRWQPHGCDLPRYVRAIPTHVVVAHSEVKLLEKLRGKRLAFVGDSLNRNQWVSMVCLIDSATQGLHKTLISAGTLVSFNVHEHNASVDFYWSPLLVESNSDHPVRHRVTDRTMGASCGNLHARHWTYADVLVFNSYLWWRRPSIEVRWGSFEAPAAKEDEYCGVTKAVDGVRTFELALATWADWLEFHVGRARTRLFFMTMSPTHLPSDEWADDAGGGTSHGCYNETEPIAAAEEGGRYQRGVTDPAFARAVEEQARRGVTDPAFAHAVEEQARRLVNVTAMSERRKDAHPSVHRRQWEPITDAQARDASSYADCSHRCLPGVPDVWNQLLYAHIVS